Proteins co-encoded in one Sus scrofa isolate TJ Tabasco breed Duroc chromosome 14, Sscrofa11.1, whole genome shotgun sequence genomic window:
- the RHOBTB2 gene encoding rho-related BTB domain-containing protein 2 isoform X1 translates to MAARRKGQYSLWKSSLDSMSQLMDSDMDYERPNVETIKCVVVGDNAVGKTRLICARACNATLTQYQLLATHVPTVWAIDQYRVCQEVLERSRDVVDDVSVSLRLWDTFGDHHKDRRFAYGRSDVVVLCFSIANPNSLHHVKTMWYPEIKHFCPRAPVILVGCQLDLRYADLEAVNRARRPLARPIKPNEILPPEKGREVAKELGIPYYETSVVAQFGIKDVFDNAIRAALISRRHLQFWKSHLRNVQRPLLQAPFLPPKPPPPIIVVPDPPSSSEECPAHLLEDPLCADVILVLQERVRIFAHKIYLSTSSSKFYDLFLMDLSEGELGGPSGSGGPHPEDHRGHPDHHHHHHHHHGRDFLLRAASFDVCESVEEGGGSGPAGLRASTSDGILRGNGTGYLPGRGRVLSSWSRAFVSIQEEMAEDPLTYKSRLMVVVKMDNSIQPGPFRAVLKYLYTGELDENERDLMHIAHIAELLEVFDLRMMVANILNNEAFMNQEITKAFHVRRTNRVKECLAKGTFSDVTFILDDGTISAHKPLLISSCDWMAAMFGGPFVESSTREVVFPYTSKSCMRAVLEYLYTGMFTSSPDLDDMKLIILANRLCLPHLVALTEQYTVTGLMEATQMMVDIDGDVLVFLELAQFHCAYQLADWCLHHICTNYNNVCRKFPRDMKAMSPENQEYFEKHRWPPVWYLKEEDHYQRARKEREKEDYLHLKRQPKRRWLFWNSPSSPSSSAASSSSPSSSSAVV, encoded by the exons GTCCCAATTAATGGATTCTGACATGGATTATGAAAGGCCAAACGTAGAGACCATCAAGTGCGTGGTGGTGGGGGACAACGCCGTGGGCAAGACCAGGCTCATTTGTGCCCGGGCCTGCAATGCCACCCTCACCCAGTACCAGCTGCTCGCCACCCACGTGCCCACGGTTTGGGCCATCGACCAGTATCGGGTGTGCCAGGAG gTGCTGGAACGTTCCCGAGACGTAGTAGATGATGTCAGCGTGTCCCTCCGCCTCTGGGACACCTTCGGAGATCACCACAAAGACCGTCGCTTTGCTTATGGGAG ATCTGATGTGGTGGTTCTGTGCTTCTCCATTGCCAACCCCAACTCCCTCCACCATGTCAAGACCATGTGGTACCCAGAAATCAAGCACTTCTGCCCCCGAGCACCTGTCATCTTGGTGGGTTGCCAGCTGGACCTGCGTTATGCTGACCTGGAGGCTGTCAATAGGGCCAGGAGACCCTTGGCTAG GCCCATCAAGCCCAATGAAATCCTTCCCCCAGAGAAGGGTCGGGAAGTGGCCAAGGAGCTGGGCATCCCCTACTATGAGACCAGTGTCGTGGCCCAGTTTGGCATCAAGGACGTCTTTGACAACGCCATCCGGGCAGCGCTCATTTCCCGCCGGCACCTGCAGTTCTGGAAGTCCCACCTCCGCAACGTGCAGCGGCCTCTGCTGCAGGCGCCCTTCCTGCCCCCCAAGCCACCTCCCCCCATCATCGTGGTGCCCGACCCCCCCTCCAGCAGCGAAGAGTGCCCCGCCCACCTCCTGGAGGACCCGCTGTGTGCGGATgtcatcctggtgctgcaggaaCGGGTGCGCATCTTTGCCCACAAGATCTacctctccacctcctcctccaagtTCTATGACCTGTTCCTCATGGACCTGAGTGAGGGGGAGCTGGGGGGCCCCTCGGGGTCAGGGGGCCCCCACCCGGAGGACCACCGGGGTCACCCtgatcaccaccaccaccaccaccaccaccacggccGGGACTTCCTGCTCCGGGCAGCCAGCTTTGATGTGTGCGAGAgtgtggaggagggtgggggctcTGGTCCCGCTGGGCTGCGGGCCTCAACCAGCGATGGGATCTTACGGGGCAACGGGACAGGGTACCTGCCCGGGAGGGGTCGAGTGCTATCTTCCTGGAGCCGAGCTTTTGTGAGCATCCAGGAAGAGATGGCAGAAGATCCACTGACTTACAAATCCcggctgatggtggtggtgaaaaTGGACAACTCCATCCAACCGGGGCCCTTCCGGGCTGTTCTCAAGTACCTGTACACAGGGGAGTTGGACGAGAATGAGCGGGACCTCATGCACATTGCCCACATTGCTGAGCTGCTCGAGGTCTTCGATCTGCGCATGATGGTGGCCAACATTCTCAACAACGAGGCCTTCATGAACCAGGAAATCACCAAGGCCTTCCATGTCCGCCGGACCAACCGGGTTAAGGAGTGCTTGGCAAAAGGCACCTTCTCAG ATGTGACCTTCATCCTGGATGATGGCACCATCAGCGCCCACAAGCCCCTGTTGATTTCCAGCTGTGACTGGATGGCTGCCATGTTTGGGGGGCCATTTGTGGAGAGTTCCACCAGGGAG GTGGTGTTTCCTTACACGAGCAAGAGCTGCATGAGGGCAGTGCTGGAGTACCTCTACACGGGCATGTTCACGTCCAGTCCCGACCTGGACGACATGAAGCTCATCATCCTGGCCAACCGCCTCTGCCTGCCCCACCTGGTTGCCCTCACAG AACAGTATACCGTGACCGGGCTGATGGAAGCGACTCAGATGATGGTGGACATCGATGGGGACGTCCTTGTGTTCCTGGAACTGGCTCAG TTCCACTGTGCGTACCAGCTGGCCGACTGGTGTCTCCATCACATCTGTACCAACTATAACAACGTGTGTCGCAAGTTCCCCCGAGACATGAAGGCCATGTCCCCAG AAAACCAGGAGTACTTTGAGAAGCACCGCTGGCCGCCCGTCTGGTACCTGAAGGAGGAGGATCACTATCAGCGGGCCCGGAAGGAGCGTGAGAAGGAGGACTATCTCCACCTGAAACGGCAGCCCAAGCGGCGCTGGCTGTTCTGGAACAGTCCCTCCTCACCGTCCTCTTCAGCTGCGTCCTCTTCGTCCCCATCTTCCTCCTCGGCTGTGGTCTGA
- the RHOBTB2 gene encoding rho-related BTB domain-containing protein 2 isoform X3: MDSDMDYERPNVETIKCVVVGDNAVGKTRLICARACNATLTQYQLLATHVPTVWAIDQYRVCQEVLERSRDVVDDVSVSLRLWDTFGDHHKDRRFAYGRSDVVVLCFSIANPNSLHHVKTMWYPEIKHFCPRAPVILVGCQLDLRYADLEAVNRARRPLARPIKPNEILPPEKGREVAKELGIPYYETSVVAQFGIKDVFDNAIRAALISRRHLQFWKSHLRNVQRPLLQAPFLPPKPPPPIIVVPDPPSSSEECPAHLLEDPLCADVILVLQERVRIFAHKIYLSTSSSKFYDLFLMDLSEGELGGPSGSGGPHPEDHRGHPDHHHHHHHHHGRDFLLRAASFDVCESVEEGGGSGPAGLRASTSDGILRGNGTGYLPGRGRVLSSWSRAFVSIQEEMAEDPLTYKSRLMVVVKMDNSIQPGPFRAVLKYLYTGELDENERDLMHIAHIAELLEVFDLRMMVANILNNEAFMNQEITKAFHVRRTNRVKECLAKGTFSDVTFILDDGTISAHKPLLISSCDWMAAMFGGPFVESSTREVVFPYTSKSCMRAVLEYLYTGMFTSSPDLDDMKLIILANRLCLPHLVALTEQYTVTGLMEATQMMVDIDGDVLVFLELAQFHCAYQLADWCLHHICTNYNNVCRKFPRDMKAMSPENQEYFEKHRWPPVWYLKEEDHYQRARKEREKEDYLHLKRQPKRRWLFWNSPSSPSSSAASSSSPSSSSAVV; encoded by the exons ATGGATTCTGACATGGATTATGAAAGGCCAAACGTAGAGACCATCAAGTGCGTGGTGGTGGGGGACAACGCCGTGGGCAAGACCAGGCTCATTTGTGCCCGGGCCTGCAATGCCACCCTCACCCAGTACCAGCTGCTCGCCACCCACGTGCCCACGGTTTGGGCCATCGACCAGTATCGGGTGTGCCAGGAG gTGCTGGAACGTTCCCGAGACGTAGTAGATGATGTCAGCGTGTCCCTCCGCCTCTGGGACACCTTCGGAGATCACCACAAAGACCGTCGCTTTGCTTATGGGAG ATCTGATGTGGTGGTTCTGTGCTTCTCCATTGCCAACCCCAACTCCCTCCACCATGTCAAGACCATGTGGTACCCAGAAATCAAGCACTTCTGCCCCCGAGCACCTGTCATCTTGGTGGGTTGCCAGCTGGACCTGCGTTATGCTGACCTGGAGGCTGTCAATAGGGCCAGGAGACCCTTGGCTAG GCCCATCAAGCCCAATGAAATCCTTCCCCCAGAGAAGGGTCGGGAAGTGGCCAAGGAGCTGGGCATCCCCTACTATGAGACCAGTGTCGTGGCCCAGTTTGGCATCAAGGACGTCTTTGACAACGCCATCCGGGCAGCGCTCATTTCCCGCCGGCACCTGCAGTTCTGGAAGTCCCACCTCCGCAACGTGCAGCGGCCTCTGCTGCAGGCGCCCTTCCTGCCCCCCAAGCCACCTCCCCCCATCATCGTGGTGCCCGACCCCCCCTCCAGCAGCGAAGAGTGCCCCGCCCACCTCCTGGAGGACCCGCTGTGTGCGGATgtcatcctggtgctgcaggaaCGGGTGCGCATCTTTGCCCACAAGATCTacctctccacctcctcctccaagtTCTATGACCTGTTCCTCATGGACCTGAGTGAGGGGGAGCTGGGGGGCCCCTCGGGGTCAGGGGGCCCCCACCCGGAGGACCACCGGGGTCACCCtgatcaccaccaccaccaccaccaccaccacggccGGGACTTCCTGCTCCGGGCAGCCAGCTTTGATGTGTGCGAGAgtgtggaggagggtgggggctcTGGTCCCGCTGGGCTGCGGGCCTCAACCAGCGATGGGATCTTACGGGGCAACGGGACAGGGTACCTGCCCGGGAGGGGTCGAGTGCTATCTTCCTGGAGCCGAGCTTTTGTGAGCATCCAGGAAGAGATGGCAGAAGATCCACTGACTTACAAATCCcggctgatggtggtggtgaaaaTGGACAACTCCATCCAACCGGGGCCCTTCCGGGCTGTTCTCAAGTACCTGTACACAGGGGAGTTGGACGAGAATGAGCGGGACCTCATGCACATTGCCCACATTGCTGAGCTGCTCGAGGTCTTCGATCTGCGCATGATGGTGGCCAACATTCTCAACAACGAGGCCTTCATGAACCAGGAAATCACCAAGGCCTTCCATGTCCGCCGGACCAACCGGGTTAAGGAGTGCTTGGCAAAAGGCACCTTCTCAG ATGTGACCTTCATCCTGGATGATGGCACCATCAGCGCCCACAAGCCCCTGTTGATTTCCAGCTGTGACTGGATGGCTGCCATGTTTGGGGGGCCATTTGTGGAGAGTTCCACCAGGGAG GTGGTGTTTCCTTACACGAGCAAGAGCTGCATGAGGGCAGTGCTGGAGTACCTCTACACGGGCATGTTCACGTCCAGTCCCGACCTGGACGACATGAAGCTCATCATCCTGGCCAACCGCCTCTGCCTGCCCCACCTGGTTGCCCTCACAG AACAGTATACCGTGACCGGGCTGATGGAAGCGACTCAGATGATGGTGGACATCGATGGGGACGTCCTTGTGTTCCTGGAACTGGCTCAG TTCCACTGTGCGTACCAGCTGGCCGACTGGTGTCTCCATCACATCTGTACCAACTATAACAACGTGTGTCGCAAGTTCCCCCGAGACATGAAGGCCATGTCCCCAG AAAACCAGGAGTACTTTGAGAAGCACCGCTGGCCGCCCGTCTGGTACCTGAAGGAGGAGGATCACTATCAGCGGGCCCGGAAGGAGCGTGAGAAGGAGGACTATCTCCACCTGAAACGGCAGCCCAAGCGGCGCTGGCTGTTCTGGAACAGTCCCTCCTCACCGTCCTCTTCAGCTGCGTCCTCTTCGTCCCCATCTTCCTCCTCGGCTGTGGTCTGA
- the RHOBTB2 gene encoding rho-related BTB domain-containing protein 2 isoform X2: MAARRKGQYSLWKSSLDSMSQLMDSDMDYERPNVETIKCVVVGDNAVGKTRLICARACNATLTQYQLLATHVPTVWAIDQYRVCQEVLERSRDVVDDVSVSLRLWDTFGDHHKDRRFAYGRSDVVVLCFSIANPNSLHHVKTMWYPEIKHFCPRAPVILVGCQLDLRYADLEAVNRARRPLARPIKPNEILPPEKGREVAKELGIPYYETSVVAQFGIKDVFDNAIRAALISRRHLQFWKSHLRNVQRPLLQAPFLPPKPPPPIIVVPDPPSSSEECPAHLLEDPLCADVILVLQERVRIFAHKIYLSTSSSKFYDLFLMDLSEGELGGPSGSGGPHPEDHRGHPDHHHHHHHHHGRDFLLRAASFDVCESVEEGGGSGPAGLRASTSDGILRGNGTGYLPGRGRVLSSWSRAFVSIQEEMAEDPLTYKSRLMVVVKMDNSIQPGPFRAVLKYLYTGELDENERDLMHIAHIAELLEVFDLRMMVANILNNEAFMNQEITKAFHVRRTNRVKECLAKGTFSDVTFILDDGTISAHKPLLISSCDWMAAMFGGPFVESSTREVVFPYTSKSCMRAVLEYLYTGMFTSSPDLDDMKLIILANRLCLPHLVALTEQYTVTGLMEATQMMVDIDGDVLVFLELAQFHCAYQLADWCLHHICTNYNNVCRKFPRDMKAMSPGMGTSHSLDDSLGIL; this comes from the exons GTCCCAATTAATGGATTCTGACATGGATTATGAAAGGCCAAACGTAGAGACCATCAAGTGCGTGGTGGTGGGGGACAACGCCGTGGGCAAGACCAGGCTCATTTGTGCCCGGGCCTGCAATGCCACCCTCACCCAGTACCAGCTGCTCGCCACCCACGTGCCCACGGTTTGGGCCATCGACCAGTATCGGGTGTGCCAGGAG gTGCTGGAACGTTCCCGAGACGTAGTAGATGATGTCAGCGTGTCCCTCCGCCTCTGGGACACCTTCGGAGATCACCACAAAGACCGTCGCTTTGCTTATGGGAG ATCTGATGTGGTGGTTCTGTGCTTCTCCATTGCCAACCCCAACTCCCTCCACCATGTCAAGACCATGTGGTACCCAGAAATCAAGCACTTCTGCCCCCGAGCACCTGTCATCTTGGTGGGTTGCCAGCTGGACCTGCGTTATGCTGACCTGGAGGCTGTCAATAGGGCCAGGAGACCCTTGGCTAG GCCCATCAAGCCCAATGAAATCCTTCCCCCAGAGAAGGGTCGGGAAGTGGCCAAGGAGCTGGGCATCCCCTACTATGAGACCAGTGTCGTGGCCCAGTTTGGCATCAAGGACGTCTTTGACAACGCCATCCGGGCAGCGCTCATTTCCCGCCGGCACCTGCAGTTCTGGAAGTCCCACCTCCGCAACGTGCAGCGGCCTCTGCTGCAGGCGCCCTTCCTGCCCCCCAAGCCACCTCCCCCCATCATCGTGGTGCCCGACCCCCCCTCCAGCAGCGAAGAGTGCCCCGCCCACCTCCTGGAGGACCCGCTGTGTGCGGATgtcatcctggtgctgcaggaaCGGGTGCGCATCTTTGCCCACAAGATCTacctctccacctcctcctccaagtTCTATGACCTGTTCCTCATGGACCTGAGTGAGGGGGAGCTGGGGGGCCCCTCGGGGTCAGGGGGCCCCCACCCGGAGGACCACCGGGGTCACCCtgatcaccaccaccaccaccaccaccaccacggccGGGACTTCCTGCTCCGGGCAGCCAGCTTTGATGTGTGCGAGAgtgtggaggagggtgggggctcTGGTCCCGCTGGGCTGCGGGCCTCAACCAGCGATGGGATCTTACGGGGCAACGGGACAGGGTACCTGCCCGGGAGGGGTCGAGTGCTATCTTCCTGGAGCCGAGCTTTTGTGAGCATCCAGGAAGAGATGGCAGAAGATCCACTGACTTACAAATCCcggctgatggtggtggtgaaaaTGGACAACTCCATCCAACCGGGGCCCTTCCGGGCTGTTCTCAAGTACCTGTACACAGGGGAGTTGGACGAGAATGAGCGGGACCTCATGCACATTGCCCACATTGCTGAGCTGCTCGAGGTCTTCGATCTGCGCATGATGGTGGCCAACATTCTCAACAACGAGGCCTTCATGAACCAGGAAATCACCAAGGCCTTCCATGTCCGCCGGACCAACCGGGTTAAGGAGTGCTTGGCAAAAGGCACCTTCTCAG ATGTGACCTTCATCCTGGATGATGGCACCATCAGCGCCCACAAGCCCCTGTTGATTTCCAGCTGTGACTGGATGGCTGCCATGTTTGGGGGGCCATTTGTGGAGAGTTCCACCAGGGAG GTGGTGTTTCCTTACACGAGCAAGAGCTGCATGAGGGCAGTGCTGGAGTACCTCTACACGGGCATGTTCACGTCCAGTCCCGACCTGGACGACATGAAGCTCATCATCCTGGCCAACCGCCTCTGCCTGCCCCACCTGGTTGCCCTCACAG AACAGTATACCGTGACCGGGCTGATGGAAGCGACTCAGATGATGGTGGACATCGATGGGGACGTCCTTGTGTTCCTGGAACTGGCTCAG TTCCACTGTGCGTACCAGCTGGCCGACTGGTGTCTCCATCACATCTGTACCAACTATAACAACGTGTGTCGCAAGTTCCCCCGAGACATGAAGGCCATGTCCCCAG GAATGGGCACAAGTCACAGCTTGGACGACAGCTTGGGTATCCTCTGA
- the RHOBTB2 gene encoding rho-related BTB domain-containing protein 2 isoform X4, giving the protein MDSDMDYERPNVETIKCVVVGDNAVGKTRLICARACNATLTQYQLLATHVPTVWAIDQYRVCQEVLERSRDVVDDVSVSLRLWDTFGDHHKDRRFAYGRSDVVVLCFSIANPNSLHHVKTMWYPEIKHFCPRAPVILVGCQLDLRYADLEAVNRARRPLARPIKPNEILPPEKGREVAKELGIPYYETSVVAQFGIKDVFDNAIRAALISRRHLQFWKSHLRNVQRPLLQAPFLPPKPPPPIIVVPDPPSSSEECPAHLLEDPLCADVILVLQERVRIFAHKIYLSTSSSKFYDLFLMDLSEGELGGPSGSGGPHPEDHRGHPDHHHHHHHHHGRDFLLRAASFDVCESVEEGGGSGPAGLRASTSDGILRGNGTGYLPGRGRVLSSWSRAFVSIQEEMAEDPLTYKSRLMVVVKMDNSIQPGPFRAVLKYLYTGELDENERDLMHIAHIAELLEVFDLRMMVANILNNEAFMNQEITKAFHVRRTNRVKECLAKGTFSDVTFILDDGTISAHKPLLISSCDWMAAMFGGPFVESSTREVVFPYTSKSCMRAVLEYLYTGMFTSSPDLDDMKLIILANRLCLPHLVALTEQYTVTGLMEATQMMVDIDGDVLVFLELAQFHCAYQLADWCLHHICTNYNNVCRKFPRDMKAMSPGMGTSHSLDDSLGIL; this is encoded by the exons ATGGATTCTGACATGGATTATGAAAGGCCAAACGTAGAGACCATCAAGTGCGTGGTGGTGGGGGACAACGCCGTGGGCAAGACCAGGCTCATTTGTGCCCGGGCCTGCAATGCCACCCTCACCCAGTACCAGCTGCTCGCCACCCACGTGCCCACGGTTTGGGCCATCGACCAGTATCGGGTGTGCCAGGAG gTGCTGGAACGTTCCCGAGACGTAGTAGATGATGTCAGCGTGTCCCTCCGCCTCTGGGACACCTTCGGAGATCACCACAAAGACCGTCGCTTTGCTTATGGGAG ATCTGATGTGGTGGTTCTGTGCTTCTCCATTGCCAACCCCAACTCCCTCCACCATGTCAAGACCATGTGGTACCCAGAAATCAAGCACTTCTGCCCCCGAGCACCTGTCATCTTGGTGGGTTGCCAGCTGGACCTGCGTTATGCTGACCTGGAGGCTGTCAATAGGGCCAGGAGACCCTTGGCTAG GCCCATCAAGCCCAATGAAATCCTTCCCCCAGAGAAGGGTCGGGAAGTGGCCAAGGAGCTGGGCATCCCCTACTATGAGACCAGTGTCGTGGCCCAGTTTGGCATCAAGGACGTCTTTGACAACGCCATCCGGGCAGCGCTCATTTCCCGCCGGCACCTGCAGTTCTGGAAGTCCCACCTCCGCAACGTGCAGCGGCCTCTGCTGCAGGCGCCCTTCCTGCCCCCCAAGCCACCTCCCCCCATCATCGTGGTGCCCGACCCCCCCTCCAGCAGCGAAGAGTGCCCCGCCCACCTCCTGGAGGACCCGCTGTGTGCGGATgtcatcctggtgctgcaggaaCGGGTGCGCATCTTTGCCCACAAGATCTacctctccacctcctcctccaagtTCTATGACCTGTTCCTCATGGACCTGAGTGAGGGGGAGCTGGGGGGCCCCTCGGGGTCAGGGGGCCCCCACCCGGAGGACCACCGGGGTCACCCtgatcaccaccaccaccaccaccaccaccacggccGGGACTTCCTGCTCCGGGCAGCCAGCTTTGATGTGTGCGAGAgtgtggaggagggtgggggctcTGGTCCCGCTGGGCTGCGGGCCTCAACCAGCGATGGGATCTTACGGGGCAACGGGACAGGGTACCTGCCCGGGAGGGGTCGAGTGCTATCTTCCTGGAGCCGAGCTTTTGTGAGCATCCAGGAAGAGATGGCAGAAGATCCACTGACTTACAAATCCcggctgatggtggtggtgaaaaTGGACAACTCCATCCAACCGGGGCCCTTCCGGGCTGTTCTCAAGTACCTGTACACAGGGGAGTTGGACGAGAATGAGCGGGACCTCATGCACATTGCCCACATTGCTGAGCTGCTCGAGGTCTTCGATCTGCGCATGATGGTGGCCAACATTCTCAACAACGAGGCCTTCATGAACCAGGAAATCACCAAGGCCTTCCATGTCCGCCGGACCAACCGGGTTAAGGAGTGCTTGGCAAAAGGCACCTTCTCAG ATGTGACCTTCATCCTGGATGATGGCACCATCAGCGCCCACAAGCCCCTGTTGATTTCCAGCTGTGACTGGATGGCTGCCATGTTTGGGGGGCCATTTGTGGAGAGTTCCACCAGGGAG GTGGTGTTTCCTTACACGAGCAAGAGCTGCATGAGGGCAGTGCTGGAGTACCTCTACACGGGCATGTTCACGTCCAGTCCCGACCTGGACGACATGAAGCTCATCATCCTGGCCAACCGCCTCTGCCTGCCCCACCTGGTTGCCCTCACAG AACAGTATACCGTGACCGGGCTGATGGAAGCGACTCAGATGATGGTGGACATCGATGGGGACGTCCTTGTGTTCCTGGAACTGGCTCAG TTCCACTGTGCGTACCAGCTGGCCGACTGGTGTCTCCATCACATCTGTACCAACTATAACAACGTGTGTCGCAAGTTCCCCCGAGACATGAAGGCCATGTCCCCAG GAATGGGCACAAGTCACAGCTTGGACGACAGCTTGGGTATCCTCTGA